One Eurosta solidaginis isolate ZX-2024a chromosome 1, ASM4086904v1, whole genome shotgun sequence genomic window, aattgtgactccttccggtggtgaaggtagcttagatatgtagaaattaaacaaaagcggggataggacaccaccctgtggcaccccttgtttaattttcctttgttttgatgtttcgtttctgaattgcaccgatgcctgccgaccacccagataatttgcggtccaccttttaagacaggggggaagggtggacccttccaggtcttgcagtaacgagccatggttgaccgtatcaaaagcttttgataggtctaacgctacgagtactgttctatggtggggatattgattcaaaccgcaatttatctgggtgctaatgacatttagcgcggaggtagtgctatggagttttctgaagccatgctgatgaggggctagctgcaaatgtgcttggaaataagggagcaaaatggcttcaagcgtctttgccactggcgataggagagatatcggacgatatgactcacctacgttagctggtttcccaggctttagtagcgggatcaccttggccattttccatttctcgggtatgacaaaggtggaaagagacaggttgaagacatgcgctaaatatttgaaaccctctttccctaggtttttaagcatcggcatggctataccgtctgggcccactgctttggatagtttagcgcgaccaatggcgtcctcaacctctctagcggtgatggtaattggtgacgcgctgagtttgtgtttatgtgcgtgtctattggctctccgtctatctttgtcgaccgtaggatgcattatatattgtcagcagaaagcgctcgcgcattttttcgcatccgacagcaccttatcgccaaaggcgatggaaactttgtctttgtgcttagtcggattcgataaggactctacggtggaccaaagtttacctacaccggtagagaggttacaacctcttaggtgctcttcccatttcgcccgcttgtgttcgtccacaagcaatctgatgcgttggtttatatcccttatttgggggtcgcctggatcaagctgtcttataaggtcgcgttccctcgctaagctcgcggcctccgccgggaagtggggccggatttcgggaattctcccggcgggaatgaaatgtgccgaggcggattcaatgaccttacggaaggcacgctccccttggcgggcatcagtcgggatagggagggcagcaaagctgctgtctgttgcagatttatattcttcccactttccttttttgaagtttatgaaagtgcgtttttcggtgacgatgaagtcggcggtacgctcgaacggaataagtatgggcaggtggtcggatgccaatgttaccatcggctcccagttgacgcagtttacgagttctgcgctcacgattgagatatctggcgagctgtgacagcttcctaccatacgtgtgggggcgtctccgtttattgtgcagaacgtcgtttcttctatttgatccgccaacatctcacccctactgtccgcccgcaagtttgaatgccataggtcgtgatgggcattgaaatcgcctaagataatgcgattgttgccagtgagtaaggcctcgatattagggcggtatccactggggcaacaggtgacaggaaggatgtagatgttgatgatttctagatttgcatcgcctgaccggacagataggccttgacgttctaagacattgtcactgcggtcgatgccaggatcaaatatatgatattgcacagagtggtgtataataaacgcgaggccgcctccatttccgctctcgcggtctttcctgtggacattataaccagagcaggtctgcaatgcagatcttgctgtgagtttagtctcttgaatcgcagcaatgcggatgttgtgccgcttcatgaaatcgactatctccgtaatcttcccagttagtccattacagttgaactgcagaattctgaagtgcatgaggggtgacgccgccactctaggggtaagtgaggggtgactacgcctaggatgtggaaggccaggacgcaattgctgttgtggccttgggactgggcgcccttgggcaagcattggggtacccggatgatttgggtttgcgacctggcaacatggcgcgatgaaacccgtcggggggttgccgtcgcggagaccagaacatctaggaaagtggcaccacccaaggcagaagctgcattgagcggatgtcgcaaaccaatatattctgtgctggcagacggtgcaaacggaggcagggactaagagtctgtttccctgacctgcacgattgctgccagaaaagaggggggggggagaagaagacgggggcaggggctgatgctcagcattgctaccagctctactacgaaggtagtagttatgagtggtatcagctgtttgagttgttggcgccgtggggcgcgagcagcagcgggtacttgttgtggcttgctgagcagcgaagctgctggaaggtagtggggatacgcttaggcgtagactacgggacgcccttgggcgtgagcagcaaggagccacaaaagatttataaaagttacgtggacgtcgggttttgggatcaagcccagaacaacctgtccgatgcaaccatcccttgcacgagacacactgaacagagtatgaccgtcctaaaaagattcttttctggcaaatgcagcaaaaccatttctcaggaccggggtcaggagacggacccggattgggttccataccttcccggagtaagagaatatgtagcagtcctgctgcaaggagctgctgggaggatgacaatttgtgggagggacgaaacaaattaaatggggtcacactgaaatgacagtccttggtcgggaaaaatcccgagtcgctccggtacatagaaccgactgccttgggaagcgaccgcCTAGGGTCATCTCCgttagcattttgaggaaatacggcatctgagaacccagccgtatgaagtgaaaaaacacaagcaggtccttggtgaactccagaaacaggcgtcggacctttatgccgggaattgcccggtgaatccagtacttaacgaaaattatccaaaacttgcggaagaggaacgcatactccccagggaaacgcgtgtcactcttgctcaacttcgtccggatactgtaacaggttatacTCTTACttacccagaatcaaccccgacatacaaaatgtatgccccgcttgcaatgtgtccccacatgacaccaaccatatcttcaattgtaatgtggaaccaacgcctctaacacccctttccttatggtccgcccctgtttaaacggaaagtttccttggactcccgttagaggatattgatgacaatttgtgatcggtcgcggctattaggtgggctgagcattgctacaacaacaatatcctaaacttgcggaagaggaacgcacactccctagggaaacgcgagtaactccagcccaacttcgatctggatactgtaacatgttaagctcttacctatccagaatcaactgggccatacaaaatgtatgccccacttgcaaCGTGACCctacatgataccaaccatcccttcaattgtaatgtggtcattatggtccacccctgttgaaacagcaagtttcctcggactcccatTATAGgacattgatggcaatttgtgattggtcaaacctattggatggggcgaagcactgctacaacaacaacaacattaacaacagcgaatcctgtttctttaacagccgaggttctaGCGACCATCATCCTCATGGATCCAGAAGGTGGAAGGGCGGGATGCCGTATAAGGTTTCATGTAGTCATacctaatcgttcccgagatggacgtactagcaccttaatagtgcttgtcaCTGGAATGTTCCGGAccagcatccggcaaaggactatcaacaacatcgatagcactcacCAAAGCCCTCGgggtagtgtccttatcgctagaaCACCAacaacacagaacgtgctcaatcgtttcctcctgcagctcgcacttcctacacctgctgttactaaAGGGGCCTAGCTTATACGCATGTGACGgaaaaaggcagtgtccagttagtgtgcccatcgtgagccttaagtcttctccctTCAAAGATATgtgccactttgtgagtcttaaCTCCTGTCTCATTTACTTTctaacttcaaaaatgtttcttTCCACTCTCAACGGTTTACCCTTACGTTATTTATATCATGCTTCACACTTATAATATTATTAGCGCAATTTTTTATGTATGAATACCAAAATGAGCATAGTTGATTGCAACATTTACAAGACTGAATATGATGACTTTATTACGATAGAGTCATCTATAATGAGCTTTAATTTAAAATCTGGCCAATGCATTTCATGACGTTTTTTACATTCACTTTTATCATCTATTTTTAAACAATCAAACGTCTCAATCATACGAGGAACTAGTTCGTCTGAAATCAGAACTTGAATCCAATATCCAATTACACCATATGGGGAAGATTTATTAACAGCTGCTCCTGTAACAGATTCTGCTACAAACGTTAAAGCCAAATGTTGAGCTTTAAAAGTGAAATGGCGACCATGTCGTATTCGATCCCTTATTGCTAATTTAAGGTATTTTGCTGCATACGGAGCTAAAGTTATTTCAATTCCATCTAATATTGCCGTGTCTGCTGTATGAGATTGATAGCTAATAGGACACGATTTATGTAAAGAATTACTGCTAATTGACATTGATTGCGGAAAATTAGATGAACGTTTTATATCCGAAATTTCTATACAGTTATTCTCCTCAATAAGGCATTTTTCATTCAAAGTATTggaatcaatttcttttttaatatgtgTGCACTCTTGCATTTCGCGGAATGTAAATTCAGCATTAACACCTGCCAAATCGGAACCCTGCTTTTCCAAATCATCTTCCAAGTTTGATAAGAATTCTGGAAAGAGTTCAAAAACACTATGCGAACGATTCATGTCTGTAACCAAATATTTTCCTCCAGTTTCCACATCCTGTTGAAGATAACCTAATACTCCTCGTCCATTCCAACGCGATGCTTGTTCAAGTTCTTCGTCTGTAACACCAACTATCTGACAGAATTCTACTgtaccaaaatttgtttgaatagaGCCGAGTTGTGGATCTTGAGCAATAAGAATGTTTTGCAAACGTGAGATACTGCTGCCATCTAGACTCTTACGCCAAGGGATGTTGTCcccaaaatataaaatattgccaGTCTGAAAGCAGTAGCGGGCAATTGCTTGCAATAAGTTGGCCGGCCATGTTGGTGGCCGATCTTTTTCTGCGCCATTTTCAGTCTCCCTGTCTGGTTTGCGAAGTCGAAAAGTTAATTCGAAGCCCATACCAGAACGGTTATTGGATTCATTACTTTCTCGGATGTGCACTCGTCCATCTCCATGAAGATCACTTAGACCAAAGCTGATATAATGCCAGTGAGGGGGAATGTCCCTTTCAGCATCGCCTTCGCAATTGTACATACTGATGTAGTCCAAGGGATCCTGGCCACCAAGCCAATATTTTAATATAGTTGTCACCTGTAGAGGATTCGGTTGATCTGGGTAAATATTCTGAAAATGATCAATAAGAGCTTTTAAGCCTAAGGGTGGCTGTATTCGAATGTTTTCTGATGTGACGGTCGACGCAGCCATATTTGTAATGCAATTACTTAGCTTTAATATAGCGATTAGAGTTGGCAAATACCCGTGTTCCAGTGATTTTGTCACAActactgaaatatcacagtacactTCAGCGACAGATTAGAAGGAATATTCGTGACTGATTGCCTGTAACAGTATTTACCCCCGCAAATATGTACCCGTAAATTGACCAGGAAAATTACTAATATCTGTGTCGTTGGAACACttaaagcttgaaacacaatgccctgacgccgcgaaataaacgcgatgACGATCGCCTTGTCAAAAgtagaatccccataattacatgaaggtgaacacaatgaacgccaagcgcggaatttacgcgacgtcattttgcgacgatagatgtaattctatcgtcgccgccgggcgatgatGACAATTTATGCCAAAGGTGACCATATTTATTTTTGCTTCAACGCTCACattaaatttaaactaaaaatacATTTATCTCGTTCTTTAAAAAGCACAAACATACATTTCCAAACTCTGGATTAGAATAAATTAATTTGCATGATAATAATAAAGTTTTTCAGTGAGTTCTTTGTGTGAAGTCATTAGTTCCTTCTTCTCTCTTCCTTTGCCTTTCATATGGTCACCCTTAGTATAGTCAAATCAATtgtttgtgtaaaattattttgtgaaaattttgtatgcaaattgaaaattgagaaaaattcGCTATTAAAATGGATATAAgtgaatatatcatagaaaaagTTAAGGAAAACGATTGTTTATATAATCTTGGTTCTTcagattataaaaatttaaataaaaagctgtCGATATTTGAAAATATTGGCATAGCATTGAACTTGGATGGTAAGTATTTATATGTTTGGATGTGGGTTCTCATATGTTTAAGTATCCTTTTTAGGAGAAACATGTCGTAAAAAGTGGAAAAGTCTGCGAGACACTTATAAAAGACGTAAGCGCTGTGCGCTATCTCCTTCCGGGAGCGCCGCAGGAAGTGCTACAAAAAGTTGGAAATACATGAATGCAATGCAGTTTTTAGACGACTATCCTGATTCAAGAAAGTAAGTATAGGGTTATGTATATTGCCGCGATGGGCTTGAGTGGTTTTCATTACATTTCGCAATTACTACACGTCTAAAAATTCCAGGAGTGGTATCAAAAGATGAGTTAGAATTACCACAATATTTAGTACAGTGATACTCTATATGTAATATAGTGTGATCGGGAATGGGATGTATATAATAGAaaatagattagattagattatcaatcacatatttttttctttttagaaatGTTGGAAATTGTGATCCTGGCATAATTAACGAACATACTGATGTATATGAAAAGTCAACAGATTGCTCAAACTCTTCAAATCGTGAACCACTTATTGTATACGAATCGCAAATAAACGAAAATTCGACAGATTGTTCCAATTCTCCAAATGCAATTATGGATGCTACTTTCGAACCGTATATAGTATACGAACCACAGTTAGTTGACGAGAATTCCAAACCTTCAAATGATAAACCAGCTAGAAGCTATGTCGCTCAGAATAAGAACCGGAAGTCAAAAAAGCAAGCAGATGCCGAAGTTACTTCAGTTTTCAAGGATGTGCTAAAAGAATGCGCAAAAACAATCCAAGAGATAGCTTGTGCCCCTGAGCAAGAAAAAATACGGGATTCAACATCGCTTTTGTTTGAAAGCTTGGCGAAAACAATTTCCAGTGCCAACTTATCACAGAATAATGTGCGCAATATTGAAAGGAAAGTTGTTGCTTTAGTTTATGAAGAACTAGGAAAGACAAGTGTTCAATAATTTCACGTCTTTAGCTGATAGGTAAACAGTCGTAagttcaaaaaatatattttgagaaataagaaaaacaagtacCTCAATGACAATGATAATGGCAATACATCGTAAAGTTCGAAGTGTAGCCAACCAACAATATCTGAGCTAAGATCTTTTGCCAGAAGGTCAAGAAgccataataaaattgaaaaatggtACTAATTCCATCTGGACTAAAAGTGGAGTTGCGACTGCTTACCTCTCATTAcagacatatcgttagcttaatgcacAAGGGACCTAACCAACATATTTCAAATTTGTACGAGTAGCGAATCACATTTTATTTTCGCGTTCACAAAACACAGTATGGTATTTCAAAAGTGGCTATGGTTCTAACCCTTTAAACTTTTTGTCAGGGCGTATTTTAATATATACCAAAGTGCGAAAAATGCAGTATCAAAAAGTCTGTTAGTTAGGGCCTTTgttaattaagctaacgatatttatGTATACCAGTTATTCCCAACGGCATTGTATGCCATTTTGGGTCATATGTTGCCTTTATACTGAGAATGGAGACCAAATTCGAGCGTTGAAGTATGCAATTTAATAACCTATCGGTATTGAATAACGTATATTCTATAgttgaaatttgtgcaaaacattgaaattttatttaaaacttgaTAGCAAATAAATATACATCTTTCTCTTTTGCTAGATgcacaattttcaagtaattcaaCTCAGAGACTAGACTAGTTAAGCCTTTACCAAACctataaactttttattaatacatatacaCTTTTGCTCACGCAGTTAACCCATAGTAATTTTATTATTCGTAGTTCAggttttatttcgtttcataaaGCAATTACGTAACTTATCAAAAAATACTACAAAACTTCTAATTTGTACATGGGTCCTTTTAtgataaaaatgtattttgtgtttgtatgtattgCCGATCTAGGACTTTGGGGCGTTTTATCAGGGAAATCCTGAAACGTTTGTAAATTTCGCTATTGCTTTGCTAGTTTGGAAGTATACCATAATTTTTCTGAGGGATAACAGCTCCTGTACAAAAATTATGAATAGTTGCATAGATTAAAATATAAGTTTGGAAATTAATTAGACATATTTTGCTAAACTTGCATGGAGCGAATTTACTGCGCTAAAGTAAGATGGCTGAATTATGTAAGCAGCTACAATAGACCTTTGtgagaaaaaaattcatttttgccATAAAAGTAGATGCAAATCAAAACTGGACGTATTAATTGACAGTTTTATGTTACTTCGAGTAATGAAATTTTACTACTTGAtggtaaatgtgtgtgtgtgtattgtaaagacatacagcagcgaacagaaaaatagcagtggcaatcaaattaaattcgccaattaaattctttttttcgatatttgaagaaaaaacttcaatgaattttgttgctaaaactatgcaaaccattcgcaaaaaagtttacgaaaaattgagagaattttacaaaaatttcaaagcttttATTAGAGTTCTCTGAATCTCTTTGAGTATGCAGCCTTCTAGTCCTATCTATTTTAGTCTAAGAAAATTATACGTCTCTCAGACTTCGGAttgattttcgaaacttttttcccGACACGCATTTGGATATAAAAAAGTAATTGTTTCACGTTTTGTAtagaggaaaatctaaaacacccttcgagagacctataactttgttagactaaaattgattgcacTACAAGGCTACATACTTAAAGAAATTCAGAGAACTCTAATAAtagctttgaaatttttgtaaaattctctcgaattttcgaatttttcgtaaacttttttgcgaatggtttgcatagttttagcaacaaaattcattgaagttttttcttcaaatatcgaaaaaaaaagaatttaattggcgaatttaatttgattgccactgctatttttctgttcgctgctgttaaTACAGAATACTTATTTAAATTAACTTATTACATactaaaaatattacattttgaatGATTGAATGATATAATGAATTATGCTGCAtactaaatttttaatatatatttagaaatttttatagagatttttaaaaacatttaaattaacatatttcatactaaatattacatttttaatgattgaatgataaaattaattatactgcatactaaattttcaatatatatttagaaatttttatagagatttttaaaaacatttaaattaacatatttcatactaaatattacattttgaatgattgaatgataaaatgaattatactgcatactaaattttcaatatatatttggaaatttttatagagatttttaaaaacatttaaattaacatatttcatactaaatattacattttgaatgattgaatgataaaatgaattatactgcatactaaattttcaatatatatttagaaatttttatagagatttttaaaaagatttaaattaacatatttcatactaaatattacattttgaatgattgaatg contains:
- the Su(fu) gene encoding suppressor of fused homolog; translation: MAASTVTSENIRIQPPLGLKALIDHFQNIYPDQPNPLQVTTILKYWLGGQDPLDYISMYNCEGDAERDIPPHWHYISFGLSDLHGDGRVHIRESNESNNRSGMGFELTFRLRKPDRETENGAEKDRPPTWPANLLQAIARYCFQTGNILYFGDNIPWRKSLDGSSISRLQNILIAQDPQLGSIQTNFGTVEFCQIVGVTDEELEQASRWNGRGVLGYLQQDVETGGKYLVTDMNRSHSVFELFPEFLSNLEDDLEKQGSDLAGVNAEFTFREMQECTHIKKEIDSNTLNEKCLIEENNCIEISDIKRSSNFPQSMSISSNSLHKSCPISYQSHTADTAILDGIEITLAPYAAKYLKLAIRDRIRHGRHFTFKAQHLALTFVAESVTGAAVNKSSPYGVIGYWIQVLISDELVPRMIETFDCLKIDDKSECKKRHEMHWPDFKLKLIIDDSIVIKSSYSVL
- the LOC137238022 gene encoding uncharacterized protein; the encoded protein is MDISEYIIEKVKENDCLYNLGSSDYKNLNKKLSIFENIGIALNLDGETCRKKWKSLRDTYKRRKRCALSPSGSAAGSATKSWKYMNAMQFLDDYPDSRKNVGNCDPGIINEHTDVYEKSTDCSNSSNREPLIVYESQINENSTDCSNSPNAIMDATFEPYIVYEPQLVDENSKPSNDKPARSYVAQNKNRKSKKQADAEVTSVFKDVLKECAKTIQEIACAPEQEKIRDSTSLLFESLAKTISSANLSQNNVRNIERKVVALVYEELGKTSVQ